The Deltaproteobacteria bacterium sequence GGTAGAAAGATCTATCAAAACGAGAAGCTTCCCTCAAAATAGAATGAAAGCCAGGACAACAAGAACAACAAATCGCCTGCACTTTACGGACCTTGATCCCACTCGATTTGAAGATTTTTCCCTAGCTCTCATTTTTTCCCTACACCCCTGGCTCGACATAAGACACTATGGTCGTTTAGGGGATGATGGCGGAGTAGACATTTATGCAAGAGAGCGTGTTGAAGATGAAGTTGAGCGAGAATGGTTCGTCCAGTGCCGACGTTACAAGAACGCCGCCAAAGCAGTTCTTACGAGAGCCGTTGACGATGCATTAAGCAAGGTTGCTAGAACTCCAGAGGTGCTCTTAGTCGTCGTCGCATGCGATGTTCGACGTGCCGCACATGAAGCATACATCCAATACGCAATAACGAAGGGAGTACGTACGCCGCTACTGTGGACTGCCTCCGTGCTTGAAGCACGACTTCACGCAGAAAGGCGGGATCTGCTCTTTACATACTTTGGGATTTCTGAAGCGGCTGAGGCAAGGCGGCGGGGCACAACTATTTCGAGAAATATCGCGCTCAAAAAGCGATTACGGAAGGAGCTGGGCAAGAACCCGAAGGAAGTGGACTGGGAAAAGGCGCGCAGACGTCCTTCAGAAAAGTTCGAGATTCCTGAGGTCATTGTTCATTCTATTGACGATACTACGTACCCGGACGTAGATGTGAAAGAAA is a genomic window containing:
- a CDS encoding restriction endonuclease → MKARTTRTTNRLHFTDLDPTRFEDFSLALIFSLHPWLDIRHYGRLGDDGGVDIYARERVEDEVEREWFVQCRRYKNAAKAVLTRAVDDALSKVARTPEVLLVVVACDVRRAAHEAYIQYAITKGVRTPLLWTASVLEARLHAERRDLLFTYFGISEAAEARRRGTTISRNIALKKRLRKELGKNPKEVDWEKARRRPSEKFEIPEVIVHSIDDTTYPDVDVKETGISGWFKLEVWDFYYNGLEFAIGIEYAIVDADGYWSLIEYNESYDETKYQKITVMKLARIPYRNIVDFDIEGDEYYPQPHIYCRFADGGAPYEGFRWVILNDEYPWPMNPELQFDIRKEK